A single window of Arcobacter venerupis DNA harbors:
- a CDS encoding carbamoyltransferase family protein yields the protein MSYILGISAYYHDSAAALIKNGEIISAVQEERFTRKKNDSSFPINSIKYILRDSNITISEIDYIVFYDKPFLKFERLLETYLSFVPRGLLSFIVSMPLWLKEKLFLKRNIVSELKLLDSNFNEKKLLFSEHHFSHAASAFYPSNFKEAIVLVVDGVGEWVTSTIAIGKESNINVVKEIHFPHSLGLLYSAFTYYCGFKVNSGEYKLMGLAPYGKPAYEDIILNNLIDLKDDGSFKLNQKYFSYATDLKMINNNFCKLFSMPTRKPDEELTQFYMDIAASIQSVTETIMLKITRHLADTYKIENLCLAGGVALNCVANGKIFKDKRFKNIWIQPAAGDSGGAIGAALAAWHIELKNPRVYTKGDSMKGSYLGPSFSDKQIETEISPLNAIYEIFEEKDLIQKVAKDLLNGKAVGWFQGKMEFGPRALGNRSILANPLMPEIQSRLNLQIKNRESFRPFAPSILSENVQEWFDFDDSSPYMLFVANVNENKLKKISQDEKKIEGLNKLKIVRSEIPAVTHIDNSARLQTVHKETNHKYHSLISAFNDLTGCPILVNTSFNVRGEPIVCTPRDAFECFISTDMDILVINNFYLQKNKQQVKTILNQKNFALED from the coding sequence ATGAGTTATATATTAGGTATTTCTGCATATTATCATGATAGTGCAGCAGCATTAATTAAAAATGGTGAAATTATTTCAGCGGTACAAGAAGAACGATTCACAAGAAAAAAGAATGACTCTTCTTTCCCTATAAACTCAATTAAATATATATTAAGAGATTCAAATATAACTATTTCTGAAATTGATTATATTGTATTTTATGATAAGCCATTTCTTAAATTTGAAAGACTTTTAGAAACTTATTTATCTTTTGTACCAAGAGGACTTTTGTCGTTTATAGTATCTATGCCTTTATGGCTAAAAGAAAAATTATTCCTAAAAAGAAATATAGTTTCTGAACTTAAGTTATTAGACAGTAATTTTAATGAAAAAAAACTTTTATTTAGTGAACATCATTTTAGTCATGCAGCAAGTGCTTTTTATCCATCAAATTTTAAAGAAGCAATAGTTTTGGTTGTTGATGGAGTAGGAGAATGGGTAACTAGTACTATTGCTATTGGCAAAGAATCGAACATAAATGTAGTCAAAGAGATTCATTTTCCACATTCTTTGGGATTATTATACTCCGCATTTACATATTATTGTGGATTTAAAGTTAACAGTGGAGAATATAAACTAATGGGTCTTGCACCTTATGGTAAACCTGCATATGAAGATATAATATTAAATAATTTAATTGATTTGAAAGATGATGGCTCATTTAAATTAAATCAAAAATATTTTAGTTATGCTACAGATTTAAAAATGATAAACAATAATTTTTGTAAATTATTTTCTATGCCTACTCGAAAACCAGATGAAGAATTGACTCAATTTTATATGGATATTGCAGCTTCTATTCAATCTGTTACTGAAACTATTATGTTAAAGATAACTCGTCATTTAGCAGATACATACAAGATTGAAAATCTTTGTTTAGCTGGTGGAGTTGCATTAAATTGTGTGGCAAATGGTAAAATTTTTAAAGATAAAAGATTTAAGAATATATGGATACAACCTGCTGCTGGTGACTCTGGTGGAGCAATAGGTGCGGCATTAGCAGCTTGGCATATTGAATTAAAGAATCCTCGCGTATATACAAAAGGTGACTCAATGAAAGGTTCCTATTTGGGACCTTCTTTTTCAGATAAGCAGATAGAAACTGAAATCTCTCCTTTAAATGCAATTTATGAAATATTTGAAGAAAAAGATTTAATACAAAAAGTGGCAAAAGATTTATTAAATGGAAAAGCAGTGGGATGGTTTCAAGGTAAAATGGAATTTGGACCTAGAGCATTGGGCAATAGATCAATATTAGCAAATCCATTAATGCCTGAAATACAATCAAGATTAAATTTACAAATAAAAAATAGAGAAAGTTTTCGTCCTTTTGCTCCATCAATTTTAAGTGAAAATGTACAAGAATGGTTTGATTTTGATGATTCTAGCCCTTATATGCTTTTTGTAGCAAATGTTAATGAAAATAAATTAAAAAAAATCTCTCAAGATGAAAAAAAAATAGAAGGTTTAAACAAACTAAAAATTGTTAGATCTGAGATTCCTGCAGTAACACACATTGATAACAGTGCAAGACTCCAAACTGTACACAAAGAAACAAATCATAAATATCACTCTTTAATTAGTGCATTTAACGATTTAACTGGTTGCCCAATATTGGTGAATACTTCTTTTAATGTAAGAGGAGAACCTATAGTTTGTACACCTAGGGACGCTTTTGAATGTTTTATTAGTACAGACATGGATATTTTAGTTATTAATAATTTTTATTTACAAAAAAATAAGCAACAGGTGAAAACAATATTAAATCAAAAAAACTTTGCACTAGAAGATTAA
- a CDS encoding DUF5989 family protein: MISFIKEIWLFLKIRKKFWLLPIIIIMLLMSSIIVFSQGTVISPFVYTLF; the protein is encoded by the coding sequence ATGATTAGTTTTATTAAAGAAATATGGCTTTTTTTAAAAATAAGAAAAAAATTTTGGTTATTACCAATTATTATAATAATGCTTTTAATGTCTTCTATTATTGTTTTTTCTCAAGGAACTGTAATATCACCTTTTGTATATACATTATTTTAA
- a CDS encoding Sua5 YciO YrdC YwlC family protein: MDSSLVYLVQTDTTVGFSSYNDEKLSLIKQRPTSKKILHTVDSFKTLTQHTRVPKSFRKKVRNSKRTTFIYPNTKSFRVVPKDSDFYDFIHKFNILYSTSANKTAESFDKDFATIGADILVEDKKGFYETKASTIIKLSKKALKKLR, translated from the coding sequence ATGGATTCTTCTTTAGTTTATCTAGTACAAACTGATACAACAGTAGGTTTCTCATCTTATAATGATGAGAAACTCTCTTTAATAAAACAAAGACCAACATCAAAAAAAATACTTCATACAGTAGATTCTTTTAAGACTTTAACTCAACATACACGAGTTCCAAAAAGTTTTAGAAAAAAAGTAAGAAATAGTAAAAGAACAACTTTTATTTATCCAAATACAAAGTCATTCAGAGTTGTGCCTAAAGATTCTGATTTTTATGATTTTATCCATAAATTCAATATTTTGTATTCAACATCAGCAAATAAAACAGCTGAAAGTTTTGATAAAGATTTTGCAACAATTGGAGCTGATATTTTAGTTGAAGATAAAAAAGGTTTTTATGAGACAAAAGCCTCAACAATAATAAAACTCTCGAAAAAAGCCCTAAAGAAACTAAGATAA